TTGAATTGATGGGTCTCCTCCGAACGCAGATTCCCTTGTTCGTCGATGCCGCGAGTGAGAAGGTCGTGCATCAGTCCCGTCTTTATACGCTGTTGTTTCGCGATCAATGCTTCAGTCTGTTCAATAGCTCGATCCACAGTGGAAAGAATCTCGGCGATTTTAGTTTGTTCGGATCTTGAGATAGGAAAGCGTAATTTCCAGTTGTTTAGTTCAACCGAGTTAATCGCCTCAAACGTTGAACCCTGAGAGGCATTTCGAAACTTTGGTTCACAATACGTCAGGAAGTGTTCCAAGTAACCCGGGTCTATTCCAGTTGCTAATATTGCTGCTAGACCACGTCCTATTATGTATTCCTTATTTGCGATGTTGATTTTCCCAACCGGCGCTCTAACACTGAAAAGAATTGACCCTGCTTCCGCAACTTTCTTTACCTGTGAACAGTATAAAACCGGATTAGGCGTTCTAGCTCGGAATTCGGAACAGCCCTGAAGAAAAGGTAATCCAGTCGGCTCCTCAGAATAAAACTTCGAGTCAGGAGACTGCCCCATCGTAACTGACGCAACTTTGCCTAAACCATCTGAAATCCAGCCGTCGACAGCATTCATGCTAAGTACCCCACCCCCCTCAAGAACCCATCCAGCACAGCCAACGTCTCACTTCTCTCATGTTCCATCTCACGACTGGAGACTGCATATTTGTCCCATAGATTCTCTGCAATTTGAATCAATCCGCGTTTCTCAGCATTCAGGTAACGGTTTAACTCGTCATGAGCTACGTCGTACAATTTCTGTAAAATGAGTTGCCGTGCCTCTTCTTCGGTCAATGCGCCCCCTATGGAATTCAAGATATGGTCGGTCCTACTCAAGCGAGCGTCCAAGGCCGATTTATCTTTATTCAGTGCAGATATTTTTTTCTTATCGTCTTTGTTATGGGGATCAAGGCTCGCCAGTTGTCCTTCCACTTGCCGAATCAATTCCTGACTCTCTGCCTTAAATCCTTCTCCACCAAGACGTTTCAGTTGGATCTTCAGACCCAGTTCATCGACAAGTGCTTTGAGAGCAGTCTTACTGGTCTTAATTCGCGTCTCAAGTGCTGTAATCTGTTTCTCTTGAACTTGAAGGTTTTTCAGTTCTCGCCGAGCCGAGTCACTGGTATTGCCTTTCAGATCGTTAATCAAGTCTTTCAGAGCCTTCTTGATCACGGCTGCCGTCACTTTCTCATCCTCATCGGTCTCATACTCGATGACGTCCTGGGCGGTTTCAACGGCTTCCTCCAACTCACTTTGAGCCTGACTGATCTGCGCCTCGAGTGCTTCTATTTTTTCAGCGGTAAGCGTAAAACCAGACCCACCTATCGATGCGTGCGATCTCTTGAGATAATTGCCTCATGAATTCCATGTGGAGGCGATCATCTGTGACGCAAGAGGAGAAACAAACGTTACGAGTTCTATGGAAAGATCGCGTTCGCGATTTTCGTGCCAGCGGCATGACCGCCGCTGCATGGTGCGCAGAACATCAGCTCAAAACCCACCAATTAGGGTACTGGATTCAACAGTATGAAAAGCCGACTTCATCGAAACCCTCTCCTGCCTGGATCCCTGTACAGATCGACGAAAGCCCTCAGCCTGCCGAAGATGGATTACTGCTTCGTTTCGGTGAGTTCACGCTTGAAGTCAAGCCGGGTTTTAATCGCCAATTGCTAGTCGACGTCGTGCGTGTGCTCTCACAGCCATGATCGATAGCAGTTATGCGGGACACGACGACAATTTTAATGCTTCTTCTTTGAATTCTTTGTCGTACACTCGCATCTGGATTCCTTCTTCCTTTTTTATCATTTTGTCCAGAATTACGAGTTTGTTGACTTCACTAAAATGATACTGCTCCAGATAACCTTCCAAGTGCTCATCAGAGCAATATCGTTCGCCCGCCAAAATGGTGCGAATCCGGTTCAAAATGCTCATAGGCTTGCCTCCGCTCCCTTTTCGTGCCACACAACGCAATCGTAAAACTACGTCTCGTTTATCAGACAATCAGGATCGGCAGACATAAAAAACGTGAGCGCACAGATTCGTGAGAACCTGCACGCCCACTCCGGTTTTAAACTGCACTTACGCCACATCATATCCGGCATCTTCAATCGCCAGCTTCAAATCCGAAACCGTTGCCTTGCCTTCTTCATAGGTCACCGTCGCCTGGTTTTTCTCAAGACTCACGTCCGCCGACGTCACCCCGTCAACCGCCTGCAGCGCCTTCGTGACCGATTTGACACACCCCTGACAGGTCATCCCCTGCACCTCAATCGTTGCCACCGCCATCTCCCTCACCTCCCTTCAAATGGTTTTCCTGTGCGCACACCCGATGGCATCACGAGAATACGCTGGCCACCGAATTCGCATTACGAACGCGCTGCCATAACTCACACTGTCGAGCGAAAACGCCGCAACAACAGAGAGTTGCTCACAACACTCACCGAACTGAGCGCCATCGCGGCGCCGGC
This genomic interval from Ferroacidibacillus organovorans contains the following:
- the tnpA gene encoding IS66 family insertion sequence element accessory protein TnpA — its product is MTQEEKQTLRVLWKDRVRDFRASGMTAAAWCAEHQLKTHQLGYWIQQYEKPTSSKPSPAWIPVQIDESPQPAEDGLLLRFGEFTLEVKPGFNRQLLVDVVRVLSQP
- a CDS encoding heavy-metal-associated domain-containing protein; the encoded protein is MAVATIEVQGMTCQGCVKSVTKALQAVDGVTSADVSLEKNQATVTYEEGKATVSDLKLAIEDAGYDVA